From the Candidatus Babeliales bacterium genome, the window TGTGCAAAAATGTATTGCAAAGGAACGTGCTGTAATTCAAGAAGGAAATTGCGTATTTTACAGAGCGGAGGCGGGAGCGTTTAGAATATATCAATATTTTTTGAAAGAATTATATCGATTATTTCGACAGGCTTCCGACAAGGGTTCCTTTATTTTTACTCGTTTTTTCAAAGATGGTGCGCAGCAGCAGACGATTGACGAGTACATGAAGTCAAATCAAGATAGTGATTACAGGGCGCGTAGTAAGGATTTATTATCATTAAATATTCCCTTGTTTGGTAATGTGACACGGCGGGGAAGTTGTACGTGGAATTATTTCGTAAAGAATCAGCCTGCAGAGAATATTATTCTGGAACCATTTTTTAAAGCCATTTTTGATAGATACGGTTTCTCTCAAAAATATTTAAAGAGGTTGTTGCATCTGAACCAAAGTGCATCAGCGGGCTTATCATCATTGCAGCAGATTATTATTCCAAAAAATATTGTAGATAATGTAGTAATGCTTTCCAGTGGTTTTTATGTGCCGTTGGACGAAGAGCATTCAATGTCTGCTTTCTTGGATCAGTATAATCAAGGATCGCTTGTTATTGACGATAGCTATGAGGCTATGATGCTCATCAATGCGCTGTATGGGCTTAATCCTGAAAGTGGTATTCAATTTAATTTGTATAGCCGCTTACCAGAAAAAAAGCTTACTTCTTTAAAAGATAGTGTTAAAAAAATTACCGATGAGATGTTTAGCGAGTGGCTCGCAGGGTATATAGCATGTGAGCATGTGCCACAGGGTGTAGAGAATGAGGAATTTTGCCATGCAGTCAAAACGTTTGGCAAGGGCGATGTTGATCGACAAGAAGCGTATTTTAGAGCGGTTAAAGAGCGCGGGCAGGAAGAAATAAAGGAAGATGAGGCAAGTCTTGCGCTTACTATTGAAGATAAGAAAAAAGCGACAGCTCAACAAGCGGGGCGGTTGGCGCGAGAGAGGCAAAAAAAGCCGGCGTATCTAGGACTGGTAGAGCAGGCAAGAGAGAGAAAAGAGCAGCACGAAAAAGAGCGGGCAGAGGTGCACAGGCAACGACTGGGAAAAGCAAAACTATTGGAGGGGAGATAGTGAAAGGAAGCGGCATGAACGGGATTTTAAGAAATTATATTGTAGATGCTTAAGAAGGGGCAGAGCGATGAAAAGTGTTCTTAAAAAAATTGTTGTTTTAACGATTTTGTGTAGCGCGTTACCGCTTTGTGCAATGGAGCGGGTGAAAAAAATCGTAGGGCAATTGCAGGGCAAGCCTGAATATACAAAAGATATTTTTGATGCAGCGGAACAAGGCAACGCTGCTGGAGTTGTCTATTGGTTAGATAAAGGAGTTGATGTTAATAGTATTGGCTACAATAGCGTTGGCAATAAAAAAGGCACACCGTTAATGCATGCTATTGAGTCTGGCAATATAGCAACCATCACGGTATTACTTGATAGAGGAGCGGCTATTAATGCGCAAGACGAGGAAGGGAGCACGGCATTGGCCTGGGAGGTTGGTAAGTCGTACTCGCGTGTACCGAGTTTGCCGATTGTACAATTGCTGCTTGATCGGGGAGCTGATACTGAATTGAAAGATAGATTTGGAGTTACGGCTCTTGAAAGAGCGGTGAGGTATAATAGAGAAAGTATAGTGAGGCTATTGCTCGATCGAGGAGCGCATCTAGAAGCTGCTGATAAGCAGGGTAAGACGGCATTGATGATCGCTGCTTGGGGAGGGCTAGTAACTATGGTTTCATTGTTGCTTGATCGACAAGCAAATATTGAAGCGAAAGATACATTGGGTAGGACGGCATTGATATGGGCGATGCTTAGCGCATCTGGATTAAAAGTTATATCGTTGTTGCTTGCACGAGGCGCCAATATTGAAGCGAAGGATAAGGATGGAAACACCCCATTGTTATGGATGGCTGGTGGAGAATACAAAGAACATGTGGCGGGAGTAGAGTTATTGCTTAATCGTGGCGCTAGCATGCTAGCGCGAAATGTAGATGGTCAAACACCATTGATGCGTGCTGTGGATAAGTGGCGATCAAAAATAATCTCATTGTTATTACGCAAAGAAGTGCATGTTGATAAAGGGCTTGCCCAAATCATTTTAGATAAAGCGCTTGATCAAGGGGATAGTGAGGTGCTGCAGGCATTGGTTGCAACACCATTTACCACTCTTGATTTAAATAGGATCGTTGATGGTGGTGAGACCTTGTTGATACAGAATATTGTGAAAGGGAATGTTTTTGCTGTTGATTTTCTTATTAAAAATGGAGCAAATCCATATCATAAAGATTTTGCGGGTCTTGATGCATTTGCTTATGCACGTAAAGATGAAAAAATGCTTGCTCTATTACAGAAAACAAAATTTTCAGCGCCAATTGAGCAGGTAGAAGAAGTTGAAACGGATACACAAAAAGCAATGCGCCGACTGGGGCAGATAGATAGAGCTTTGCGTCCGCAGGAACGGGTACATGCGCGTCCGAGTAAAAGTAAAGCGCGTGGTTTTTCGCTTTGGACTCCATCAACACCAACAGAGGTTCACTACAAGAAATTTAAGAAAGACATAGAAGCGCAGTATGGCAAAGAGAGTAAGCATGGTAATAAAAAACAAGAGCTACTAGGAAATCCTATTGTAAAAGAGTGTATGGCAAAAGAGCAGGCAGCATACAAGCAGGGTAATTATGTGTTTTATCGATCAGAGCCAGGAAGATATCGGGTTTATGAGTATTTTCTGCAGGAGCTGTATAATTTGGTTAATTTAGTTCCTGAGCGCTATTCATTTATATTTACTCGATATTTCAAAGATGTAGCAAAAGAACAAACGATTAACCAGTACATCGATACAAAACAATGGCAAGCGCATAAAATGGATCCTGCTAAAAATGTGCTCTTATCAGCCAACATAGCGCTATTTGGTAATGTGCATAACGAAGGAAGTTGTACGTGGGATTATTTCCTCAAGAATTTTGAAGCAACGGGTGGAGTTCAGTTAGAAGGGATGTTTGAGCGCATTTTTGATAAATATGGTTTTGATAAAGCATATATTGAAGAGTTGTTGGAGTTGGATGCGGGTTTGCCGAAACAAACAGCATCGTTACAGCAGATTATAATTCCAAAAGAGATTGTAGATGATGTCGTTATGTTTGCAACACATGGGTACTGTTTTCCATGGCCAGAAATGGTTGATTCATCGTGTTGGGATCCACAAGCAGTGAGTGTTGAGCCAATAGCTACACTTGGTGAGAAGCCGAAAGAAAAGTTGGGTCGGCATACGTGTATTTCTTCTATTATAGACAAATATAGAGCAGGTAAGATTAACATTGATGATGCGTTTCAGGTGCGAATACTTATGAATGCGGTGTATGGAGGAAATCCAAAAAGCGGCATTAAGTTTAATTTGTATACGGCGCTGGCAGAACCGCGACTTGATGCGTTCAAGAAAGCTGTGGTGAAAATAACTGACAAAATGTTTAGTGAGTGGTTAAAGCAGCAGTTGCAGAGCAAAGACGTGCAAGCGGAGATTGCAGATGAGCCGCTTGGTGGCGTGCTGAAACATCTGGGCAAAGGGAAGAGGCAAGAGAAGGTAAAGGCGAAGTTGTAGGAAGAAAGAAGGCTGGATCGCCACACTGCGCCTAGAAGCTAAGCCCGTTCGCGACGACTGTCTGCGGAGGTTGTATTTTCTTAGATAAGAGGGGATAAGATGAAGTTGCAAAAAATAGTTGTGAGTTTTTTGATGATTGTAAGTCTGTGCAGTGCGATGCCGTTATCTGCAATGGAACGTGCGAAAAAGAATATGCGATATATTCTAGGAAAGCCAAGATACACATTTTATATTTTTGATGCAATTGATCGTGGGCGTATTGATTCTGTGAAGTATTGGTTGGATCAGGGAGTGGATATTGAAACAAGGCAACCTATTGGCAGAGATACGCCATTAATTAAGGCAGCACGATCGGGGAATGCAGCGATAGTAAAATTATTGCTTGATAGAGGGGCTGATGTTGCAGTAGTGAATGAAAGGGGAGAAGGCCCGTTAACAGTAGCATGTCAGTTTTCATTTTCTTCTGCAGAACCAGAGTTGTTAGTGAAGTTGTTGCTTGATAAAGGGCCAGATATTGAAGCAAGAGGTGAGTATGGCAATACACCATTGATGCTTGTAGCATCAAGTGGCTTTTTATCTTTGGTTCAGGAGTTCATAAATAGGGGCGCTCATCTTGAAAGTGTTAATAAAGATGGGGAAACGGCGTTAACATTGGCGGCAAGAGCAGGTCGTTTAGATGTGGTGAAGGCATTGCTGGATAAGGGTGCAAATATTGAAGTGAGAGATAAATCGGGCGATACCCCATTGATGCAAGCAATTACTCGTCTGGAAATGGTGCAGTTGTTATCTGATAGAGGGGCAGATATTGATGTCGTTAATAATACAGGCCTTACACCGTTAATGATGGCGACCCGGATAAATGAATGGGCAATTGTGAGTTTCTTGTTGAATAAAGGAGCGCGATGTGTTCATGCGCTTGCGCAAGTGATTTTTGATAAAGCTATGAATGCTCCTGAAGCGCTGGATGCGATCAGATCGTTAGTGGCAAGAGGTTTTAAGTTTGACTTTGATCAACAGGATAGTAAAGGTGAGACATTGTTAATGCGAAGTATTGCTCAAGGCAAGGTGGCTCGCGTTTCATTTTTGATTGAGCATGGCGCAAATCCGTATTTACAAGATAAAGCGGGGTTTGATGCGTTTGATTATGCGCAGCAGGATCAAGGCGTAATTGGCATTTTAAAACGGACGGCGCATGTTCCGGGATTGGAGAAAATGATTGTAAGGGCAGGCGCAACGAGAGCAGAAAAAGCGATACGCCGGTTAAGGAAGGTGACGGGACATATAGATCCGCAGCAGCGTGAAAGTGTGAAGGAGGCAAATATATTGGTTGATGTTTTACGTACGCCAACGCCAACGGATGCTCATTATAACCAGTTTAAGGAAAAAATAGAAAACACCTTTGGGCAAAGCAGTAAGTACGAAAGAAAGGGACAAGCTTTGCGTGATGATCCTGTCGTAAAAGAATGTGCAGTCAAAGAACAAGCAGCATATGAGCAAGGTAATTATGTATTTTATCGCTCAGAACCAGGAAGGTATCGAGTCTATGAATATTTTCTGCAAGAGTTGTATAGGTTAGTACGGTTGTTTGGAGAAAAAAATCCCATTATTTTTACTCGCTTTTTCAAGGATGCGGCACAACAGCAGACGATTAATGAATATATTGATACAAAGCCATGGCGAGCCCATAAACTTGGTGCATCACAGAATGTCTTGTTGTCAGCTAATATCCCGTTGTTTGGTAATGTAAATAATGCTGGCAGTTCTACGTGGTATTATTTTTTAAACAATTATGAAGCGACTGGAAAAGTTGAATTACAGGAGATGTTTGAACGTATTGTTGATAGATATGGTTTTGATAAAAAATATATAAATGACCTGCTGAGCTTGCATGAAGGGATGCTGGAAAAAGCATCATCGTTGCAACAGATAATAATTCCGAAAAAAATTGTAGATAAGGTAGTTATGTTTGCTGATCATGGCTACTGTTTTCCATGGCCCAAAATGGTTGATCAATCGTGCTGGGATCCGAATGCGGTAAGTGTAGATCATGATGGTAATGAAAGGTTGGGGCGACATACCTGTATAGCACCCATTATCGATAAATACAGAGCGGGTGAAATCGAGATCGATGATAATATGCAAGTGCGCATATTAATGAATGCAGTATATGGCCTGAATCCAACGAGCGGCATTGAATTTAATTTGTATACACGGCTGCCGAAAGAAAGAATTGAATATTTCAAAAAACAGGTTACAGAAATCACCGACAAAATGTTCGGCGAATGGTTAAAAAAGCAGTTGCAAAGTAAAGAGGTTCCAGCGGAGATTGCAGATGAGCCGCTTGGTGATGTGCTGAAGTATCTGGGCAAGGGGCGAAAAGAAAAGGTGAAGGCGAAGCTGTAGTATGAGAAGAAAATTCTAAGGGCGTAAGCCCTACGAAGCTAAGCTCTCCATGCCAGGCTTCGTAAGGCGTAGTAGGGGAGAGGGGATGAAGTTGAAAAATAATTTTATCAAAACGTTAATGGTCAGTTTTTTGCTGAGCGGTTTTGTGCCGCTTGTTGCAATGCAACGTGCAAAAAGAATTGTGCGGCAACTAAAAGGAAAACCCGAATATACAGAAGATATTTTTGATGCAATTGAACAAGGTCGCCTAGATTCTGTTAAGTATTGGTTAGATCAGGGAGTTGGTACTGAAAGTAAATATCAAGGCAGAACACTATTGATGGATGCCGTGCTTCGTGGTCAATCAGAGATAGCCAAGTTATTACTTGATCGAGGAGCGAATATTGAAGTTGTAGCTAAAAATGGTGAGACACCATTGATGATAGCGATTGGTATGAGTAATATAACATTGATAAAAATGTTACTTGATAGGGATGCTATAGTTGAAGGTGATGCAGCTTTAGAAGTTTTTGATTTAGCAATAACTAAAGATAGTAATGAATTAGTTGAATCTCTGTTACGGAATTTGATGCGGAAAGGGATTAAGTTTGATTTTGATAAACAGAATGGTCGAGGTGAGGCTCTTTTAATACAAAGTGTGATTAATGGTAGTGGTAAGATCGTTGAAATTTTAATAGCAAATGGGGCAAATCCTTACTTACAAGATAAGACAGGATTAGATGCATTTGATTATGCACAGGAAGATGCAAAACTGCTTGCGGTCTTAGGAAAAACTAAATTTCAAGCACCTGTTAAACGATTGGCAACGGAAAATGTAACTGATACACAAAAGGCAGTGCGTCGATTAAAGCGGTTGTCAGAGCATCTTTATGCTGAAGAGCAACAAGGAGAAATTTCTACGAATTTACAGGAATTACCTATTGGGGCAATGTTAACACCAACGGAAGTTCATTATAAAAAGTTTAGCAAAGAAATAGAATCACAATTTGGTGAAAATAGCACGTATGGTAAAAAGGGGCGTGCATTATTAGATGACCCTCTTGTAAAAAAATGCATGGTAAAAGAGGGTGAGGCATATCAGCAGGGTAAATATGTCTTTTACCGGTCAGAACCGGGACGCTATCGTGTTTATGAATATTTTTTAGAAGAACTTTATAGATTAGTACGATTGTTTGGTGAAAAAAATCCGATCATCTTTACTCGCTTTTTCAGAGATGCGGCGCAAGAGCGGGACATTAATGAGTATATTGATACAAAGCCATGGCAAGCGCATAAGCTTGGTGGAGAAAAAAACGTCTTGTTGTCAGCGAATATACCCTTGTTTGGTAATGTTGATAATTCAGGCAGTTGTACATGGTATTATTTCCTAAAAAATTATGAAGCGACCGGAAAAGTTGAATTGCAAATAATGTTCGAACGTGTTTTTGACCAGTATGGCTTTGATAAAAAATTCATTGCGACTTTATTAAGTTTACATCAGGGAGCGCTCGAAAAAATATCATCGTTGCAACAGATAATAATTCCGAAAAATATTGTTGATAAAGTGGTTATGTTTGCAACGCATGGGTATTGTTTCCCATGGCCCACAATGGTTGACCCATCATGTTGGGATCCAAATGCGATGAGTGTAGATGGAAGTGGTAATGAGAAGCGAGGGCGGCATACTTGTATAGCATCTATCATCGATAAATATAGAAATGGCGAGATTGAAATTGATGATAATATGCAGGTGCGCATATTAATGAATGCTGTGTATGGACTGAATCCGGAAAGCGGCATTGAATTTAATTTGTATACGCGACTGCCTAAAAAGAGAATTGAATATTTCAAAAAACAGGTTGCAGAAATCACCGACAAAATGTTCGGCGAATGGTTAAAAAAGCAGTTGCAAAGTAAAGAGGTTCCAGCGGATATTGCAGATGAGCCGCTTGGTGATGTGCTGAAGTATCTGGGTAAAGGAAGGAAGCAGGAGAAGATGAAGGCGAAGTTATAGGTATTAATTTTTGAAAAAAGGGATGGGATGAAGTTAAAAAATAGTATTGTCCATACGGTGATGATTTATATGTTTTGTAATGTAGGTTCAATATTTGGAATGCAAGCAGATCCTGGTGGAACGAAAGATATCTTTCGTGCAGTTGATGACGGGCGTGTTGAGTCAGTAAAGCATTGGTTAAATCACGGGGTTGATATCAATGCAGTTGGCGGTTTCTTTCAGTCGACTCCATTAATGATGGCATTGAGTTCTAGTAAGAGATTAGGGGTGCTAAAATTATTGCTTGCTAGGGGTGCTTCACTTGATGAGGAGATCGTTCAAACGATTATCCAACAAGCTGTATTTACCCAAGATGATGAGCTGCTTGAATTATTGAGAGCAAGGGGGGTTGTTGTTACTTTTGATCAATTGACTTCTGAAGGTACGACTGTTTTGATGGAGAATATTTCTGATGAAAAGATCGTTTCTTTTTTAATTAAGCAGGGGGCGAATCCTTATGTGCAAAGTAGATATGGATCAGATGCTTTTGATATGGCACGGTACAATCAAAATCAAAAGATCCTTCAAATTTTAAAAATGACGAAGCATGATCCCAGAACTATTTTTCAAGCGATTGCGGCAGGTAGAACAGATTTTATCGTACATTGGTTGGCAGAGGGGAGTGATGTTAATGCTGTTCAGTTGCATGACACAGTGTTGATGGCTGCAATCAAATATGGTTCGCTTGATTTGATTAAACTACTTCTTAATCACAAAGATATTGATGTGAATTTTGCCAATGCATTCGGGGAAACCGCGTTATTTCTTGCGATTCAAAGGAGGAGTCTTGCTGTATTAGAATTGCTTCTTGAGTACGGAGCTCGCATTGATAGTGTGAGTAAGTCTGGTCACACTCCTTTTCTTATGGCATTTGAAGGTATGAGGGATTGCTTGAAGGATGAAAATTATGTTGGCGCGGAAGAACTTAAAAAAATCATTGATGTATTGATTAAAAAAGGGGTAGATATTGAGCAACAAAATGATCAGGGAGAGACTTTTTTGATTCGATTGGTGGTCCAACGAAAGAAGGGTGAGGTTTTAAGGTTGCTAGCATTGGGAGCTAACCCCTATTTAAAGGATGTTTCAGGATCGGATGCTTTTGATTATGCACGCGCGCAAAATGATGGAGTTATACTTAAATTTTTACAAAACAAGTCAAAAGAAAAACTCGGGGCTCAAGAAGAGCTCAAGGAAGAAGAATCAAAATATGCAGAAAACGCTGGAGATGAGCAAGGGTTGAAAATGCCAAAAGCGATTCGTCGCATGCAGCATATTCACCGGGCGATGCATCCTGAGCAGCAGCCTGAGCCGAATAAAAGGGCTCAAATAAATGAAGATGCGGTTGCTGCTCAGATAGAGACGCAGACTGATTACCATTTGAAGAAATATGATGAAGGTGTTAAGCGATTGTATGGCGATGTTACACAGGATCCTGTAGTCCAGCATTGTATCCAAAAGGAGCATGCAGCGATTCAGGAGGGAAAATGCGTATTTTATAGAGCAGAGCCTGGAATGTTTAGAGTGTATCAATATTTCGTAGAAGAGGTGCATCGATTAGTGAAGCTCTATAGCACGCAACATCCATTTATTTTTACTCGTTTTTTTGCGCATGGAGCTCCAGAAGAGACGATTACTGAGTATATGGAGAAAAGAAAAGAAGAGTTTGGTGGTTATGATCAGTTCCCTGTCCCTAGTAATTATAATATTAACAAAAAATATTTGATTTCATCGAATATGCCATTATTTGGTAATTTTTCTGATACAGGGCGTTGCACATGGTATTATTTTTTAAATAATTTTGCTGCAGGAGCGCCTATTGAATTAAGGCCATTTATTGAATCTATTTTTGATATGTATGGATTTAATAAAATATTTATTGACCAATTATTGGCTTTAAATACGGGCGTTGCAATTGAACTATCATCATTGCAACAAATTACTATTCCAAAAAACATTGTAGATAAAATAGTTTTGCTTTCAAGTGGGTTTTATGTCCCCTTGTTAGCAGGGGATCAATTTGTAAAGGTTTCTGATTTTTTAGATCAATATAATGCGGGCACGCTTGATATTCAAGATACAGAGGAAGCTATAATGCTGATAAATTCTGTATATGGATTAAATCCAGAGAGCGGTATTGAGTTTGATTTATACAGTCGATTACCGGACAAAAAACTTGAATATATAAAAAAACGGGTACAAAAGATTACTGATGAAATGTTTAGTGAGTGGCTGGTAAAACAATTGCATAGTGAGCGGGTTCCGGCAGAGGTTGCAGGAGAAAAGTTGGGGGATGTTTTGAAACATCTTGGCAAGGGTGGGCGGAGAAATTATTCTTTGCCTGTTGTGGATGAAAAAGCAGTTGTAAAGTAAAGAGGTACCATCGGGGGTTGCAGGTGAGCCGCTTGGTGATGTGTTGAAACGTCTGGGCAAAGGGAAAAAGCAAGAGAAGGTCAAATCGAAGTTATAAAAAAGAGGATGGGGTGGTAAATGAAGTTAAAAAAGATAGTTGTAAGTTTTTTGATGATTGCTGTTTTATGTAGTTCCTGGTCAATCTTTGGTGCACAGGATGCTTCTCTTGGAACAACAAATATTTTTCAGGCAATTGCAAAATGGCAATTAGGAGCTATAGAATATTGGCTCAATGAGAACATTGACGTCAACGCTGTGGATGATAAAGGACGCACGCCGTTGGCATGTGTAATTGAGGACGTGCGGTGGCAAACAGAGAGCGCTATAGTATTACTGATGAATCACGGCGCCCGTATAGATGGCGTTATTAAAAGTTCTGATGGTTCGACGGCATTAATGCTTGCGGTTGCTTCGGAAGATTTGAATCTAATTAAATTTCTCGTTGATAAAGGAGTTGTGGTCGCTGGCGATGAAGGTGCAATGAGGGTGGCCTGGAGTAAATATAAAAATGCCGTTGAGGATTATGAATTTAAAGGATCATCTGATTGTGAAGCGCGCGTTGCCCTCGTGAAGAATATCATTCTATTTTTGCTTGCAAGGGGGGCGAATGTTGATGCGCCAAATGATTTAGGGGAGTCGGTCTTGATCGATGCGGTCATGCGACGCGACTATGCTTTTATTTCATGGTTGCTTTCTTTAGGGGCTAATCCATACGTGAAGGATTATTCGCGGTCGGATAGTTTTGATTATGCGCGAGCGCAAAATAATGGGCGTCTTATTGACCTTTTAAAAACAACAAAACACAAAGCCCCAGAAGGGGGCCATGCTGAACATGTATTGCAGGAAGAAGAAAAAGAACATGCAGTTGGCGAGATTTTGCAGGAAGGAGTGGCTCCTGAAGATGCAACGTCATTTAAGGCTACTCAGGCGGTTCGTCGGATGCAGCACATTCATCGGGCTCTCTATCCAGAGCAACAGGAGGTTGACCAGGCTCAAGTGCAACTGGCTGAGCGCTCACAAGAGGGTGTTCCTGTGCAATTGACTCAAACCGAACTGCATTTTAATAAATTTAAAGGCATTATAACTGCTTTCTTTGGCGACGTTATGAAAGATCCTATAGTGGAGCGGTGTGTGTCAAAAGAACATGCATTTATTCGAGCCGGCAAATGCGTATTCTATAGAGCAGAGCCGGGACGATTTAGGGTATATGAGTACTTGATAGAAGAGCTGCACCGGCTGATTCGATTGTATAGCAAGCAACAGCAATATCAGTTTGTTTTTAATCGCTTTTTCGCAAATGCGGCACAAGAGGAAACCATTGCTCAGTATATGCGTAACAAAAAACGGAAGTTTGGTGGGTATAACACGTTTAAAAAAGAGGTTAATTACACTATTAACAGTGCTCATTTGCTGGCATTAAACATACCGCTCTTTGGTAATGTAACTAAGAGTGGTAGTTGCACATGGGAGTTTTTCTTGGGTAGTGGTGCAGCGGCGGCAATAGACGTGGGGGTAGAAGACTTGATTTGGAAGATTTTTGATACCTATGGTTTTGACAAAAAATACCGGAAAAAGTTGTTTGATTTAGGCAAGTCTGCTTCGTCGGTTTGGACAACATTGCAGCAAATTGTTATTCCAAAAAATATAGTTGATGATGTTGTTTTGCTTTCAAGGGGCTATTATATTCCGTTAGAAGAGGGGAAATATGCAAAAGTTTCCCGCTTTTTGGATCAATATAATTCGGGAAAGCTTGATATAGAAGATACTATTGAAGGAATGATGCTCATGAATGATCTCTATGGATTAAATCCCGATAGTGGGATTGAATTTCATCTCTATAGTCGTTTGCCAGAGAAGAAATTGGCATATTTGAAGCATCGGGTGCGTCAAATTGCTGATGAGATGTTTGGTGAATGGCTTATAAAGCAGCTGAGTGGTGAGCGAGTTCCGGAAAGTGTTGAAAAGGAAAAGTTGGGTGATGTGTTGCGTCATGTTGGGCGTAGAGGCGGAGTGAGTGCGCGTGAAAGAGTAAAAGAAGAAGCTAGGCGACGTGCTAAGCGTGAAGATGTCGAATGGAATGCCGCGTTAATGGGATTTTAAGCAAAGGCTATGTGCCCCGCAAGCCGTTCGCGACGACGGCAAGCAATTTTTTCGTTGCTGTAGGGCGGTGACGAGGATTTCTGGGCAGGTTTAATTGATATGTTGAGATGAAAAAGGGCGTACGAAAGAATCGTACGCCCTTCAAAAATATCACAGATATATCTTAGCTGATTTCAGCATCGATTGTTTCATCATTTGATTGCGTGTTGTGTGCGCTTGCAGTGTCCTGAGTTTGGTTTTCAGGAGCTTGTTGTTCAGCAGATTTATACAATTGTTCAGCTATTTTGTATGAAGCTTGCATCAATTCATCATGTGCTTTTTCTAGCTCATCGCCATTATCAGCATGCTCTGTGAGTGCCGTTTTTGCTTTTTCAATTGCAGCTTCGACTGTTACCACATCTGCTTCTGCGAGCTTCGCTTTGTTTTCTTTTACTGTTTTTTCTACTTGCAGAATCATGCCATCTAGCTTGTTGCGTTTTTCGATCGTTTCACGATTCTTTTTGTCTTCAGATTCATGCTCTTTTGCATCAGCAACCATCTTTTCGATTTCTTCTTTTGATAAGCTGCTATTGCCTTGGATCGTAATCTTATGTTCTTTTCCAGAACCTTTATCTTTTGCAGATACGCTTACAATACCATTGGCATCGATATCAA encodes:
- a CDS encoding ankyrin repeat domain-containing protein; this encodes MKLKKIVVSFLMIAVLCSSWSIFGAQDASLGTTNIFQAIAKWQLGAIEYWLNENIDVNAVDDKGRTPLACVIEDVRWQTESAIVLLMNHGARIDGVIKSSDGSTALMLAVASEDLNLIKFLVDKGVVVAGDEGAMRVAWSKYKNAVEDYEFKGSSDCEARVALVKNIILFLLARGANVDAPNDLGESVLIDAVMRRDYAFISWLLSLGANPYVKDYSRSDSFDYARAQNNGRLIDLLKTTKHKAPEGGHAEHVLQEEEKEHAVGEILQEGVAPEDATSFKATQAVRRMQHIHRALYPEQQEVDQAQVQLAERSQEGVPVQLTQTELHFNKFKGIITAFFGDVMKDPIVERCVSKEHAFIRAGKCVFYRAEPGRFRVYEYLIEELHRLIRLYSKQQQYQFVFNRFFANAAQEETIAQYMRNKKRKFGGYNTFKKEVNYTINSAHLLALNIPLFGNVTKSGSCTWEFFLGSGAAAAIDVGVEDLIWKIFDTYGFDKKYRKKLFDLGKSASSVWTTLQQIVIPKNIVDDVVLLSRGYYIPLEEGKYAKVSRFLDQYNSGKLDIEDTIEGMMLMNDLYGLNPDSGIEFHLYSRLPEKKLAYLKHRVRQIADEMFGEWLIKQLSGERVPESVEKEKLGDVLRHVGRRGGVSARERVKEEARRRAKREDVEWNAALMGF
- a CDS encoding ankyrin repeat domain-containing protein, translated to MKLKNSIVHTVMIYMFCNVGSIFGMQADPGGTKDIFRAVDDGRVESVKHWLNHGVDINAVGGFFQSTPLMMALSSSKRLGVLKLLLARGASLDEEIVQTIIQQAVFTQDDELLELLRARGVVVTFDQLTSEGTTVLMENISDEKIVSFLIKQGANPYVQSRYGSDAFDMARYNQNQKILQILKMTKHDPRTIFQAIAAGRTDFIVHWLAEGSDVNAVQLHDTVLMAAIKYGSLDLIKLLLNHKDIDVNFANAFGETALFLAIQRRSLAVLELLLEYGARIDSVSKSGHTPFLMAFEGMRDCLKDENYVGAEELKKIIDVLIKKGVDIEQQNDQGETFLIRLVVQRKKGEVLRLLALGANPYLKDVSGSDAFDYARAQNDGVILKFLQNKSKEKLGAQEELKEEESKYAENAGDEQGLKMPKAIRRMQHIHRAMHPEQQPEPNKRAQINEDAVAAQIETQTDYHLKKYDEGVKRLYGDVTQDPVVQHCIQKEHAAIQEGKCVFYRAEPGMFRVYQYFVEEVHRLVKLYSTQHPFIFTRFFAHGAPEETITEYMEKRKEEFGGYDQFPVPSNYNINKKYLISSNMPLFGNFSDTGRCTWYYFLNNFAAGAPIELRPFIESIFDMYGFNKIFIDQLLALNTGVAIELSSLQQITIPKNIVDKIVLLSSGFYVPLLAGDQFVKVSDFLDQYNAGTLDIQDTEEAIMLINSVYGLNPESGIEFDLYSRLPDKKLEYIKKRVQKITDEMFSEWLVKQLHSERVPAEVAGEKLGDVLKHLGKGGRRNYSLPVVDEKAVVK
- a CDS encoding ankyrin repeat domain-containing protein, which gives rise to MKLKNNFIKTLMVSFLLSGFVPLVAMQRAKRIVRQLKGKPEYTEDIFDAIEQGRLDSVKYWLDQGVGTESKYQGRTLLMDAVLRGQSEIAKLLLDRGANIEVVAKNGETPLMIAIGMSNITLIKMLLDRDAIVEGDAALEVFDLAITKDSNELVESLLRNLMRKGIKFDFDKQNGRGEALLIQSVINGSGKIVEILIANGANPYLQDKTGLDAFDYAQEDAKLLAVLGKTKFQAPVKRLATENVTDTQKAVRRLKRLSEHLYAEEQQGEISTNLQELPIGAMLTPTEVHYKKFSKEIESQFGENSTYGKKGRALLDDPLVKKCMVKEGEAYQQGKYVFYRSEPGRYRVYEYFLEELYRLVRLFGEKNPIIFTRFFRDAAQERDINEYIDTKPWQAHKLGGEKNVLLSANIPLFGNVDNSGSCTWYYFLKNYEATGKVELQIMFERVFDQYGFDKKFIATLLSLHQGALEKISSLQQIIIPKNIVDKVVMFATHGYCFPWPTMVDPSCWDPNAMSVDGSGNEKRGRHTCIASIIDKYRNGEIEIDDNMQVRILMNAVYGLNPESGIEFNLYTRLPKKRIEYFKKQVAEITDKMFGEWLKKQLQSKEVPADIADEPLGDVLKYLGKGRKQEKMKAKL